DNA from Geobacter sulfurreducens PCA:
CCGGGTCTCGGAAATCTGGTCGTTGACCTTCTCCCCGGGCAAATGGCCGCCGATGCCCGGCTTGGCGCCTTGGCCAACCTTGATCTCGATGGCGACGCCGGCGTTGAGATACTGCTCGCTTACGCCGAAGCGGCCCGAGGCCACCTGGACCATGACATTGGCGCCGTACCGGTAGAGGTCTTTGTGAAGCCCCCCCTCGCCGGTGTTGTAGAGGGTGCCCAACTCGCTGGCAGCCATGGCCATGGCCCTGTGGGCGTTAAGATTCAAGGCGCCGTAGCTCATGGCCGAGAAGATGAAGGGGTATTCCATCCTAATCTGTGGCGTCAGCTTCGTGGCGAGCTTCGGCTTGCCGGTTTGCTCATCGCGGACGATCTCAATGGAGTGGGGCTTCTTGCCCAGGTAGGTCCGCAGTTCCATGGGTTCCCTGAGAGGGTCGATGGACGGGTTGGTGACCTGGGAGGCGTCCAGCAGCAGGTGGTCCCAGTAAATGGGGTACTTGGCGGGGTTGCCCATGGCGGCCAGGAGAATGCCGCCGGTGTCGGCCTGAGCGTAAAGGTTGCGGATGTGGCCGTTGGACCAGGACTCGTTCCGCTTGAAGACCTCTTCATTGGAGCGGATCGTGATGGCACCAGTGGGACAGAGGGCCGAACAGCGGCGGCACCCGATGCAGAGTGTGTGATCCTCGGTGAGGGTGTCGATGGCCTCGGCGTAAGAATGGACCTCGTAGGCGCACTGGCGGATACAGACCTTGCAGCGGATGCATTTTGCGTCGCTGCGGTCGACAATGAACTCGTTGAACGACTCGGTTACGGATTTATAGAGCACCTTGGGACCTCCTGGCTTCGGGTCGCGTACGTTGTCAGAGTACACACGTTGATGGTGTTCTGGTCTTTAGCAAAGGCTGTGCCTGTTTTTGGTGCGAGGGGGGGTGCGAGGGGGGTGTGTTGTTATGTTGTTGATTTAATTGCGGATAATATGGGGTTGGTCAGCCGTCTGGGGTGGGCTGTTGTGTGGATGATTGGACGATGTTCAGGAAGTGTGGTGTGGCGGTGTAGTAAAGGTAAGCTGGTGAGTTGGTGGTGTACTTAGCGTGTGCCGGCATTGTCGTGACTCATGCCGGTCCGGATGAAGCGCTATCGCCAGGGGACAATGTGGCGGTATTTTTTGATTTCCCGCTCGTATGTCTGCTCAATCTCGCCTTTTTTGCCGTTGATGCGCGAGATGATCAGGACAACCACGGCAACGATGATGAGCGTGACGACGATGATGCCCACGATGATACGGCGGAGGCGTCTGTGGCGTGAGTATTCGGCGTACTCCAGTTCGGTAACGCTCACGTTCCCTCCGCGCATGATGCGCAGATGCTCCAGCTGGGCGGCCGAAACGAATCCCACCACCATGTCCCGGTCCCGTTCATCGATGCAGAGAAAGCGGAGCGCCGTGCTGAACAGGGGGGGCTCCCCCGCCTTGTGCCGCAGCGCAGCCACATGGACCACCTGGCAGACGACCGGCACTACGCGGAGTTTGTCCTGGGAGAGGAACAACTCCATATCCACCAGCGTATCCACGGAGAGTTCCTCGGTGATCCTGATCCTGATGCCTGATCCGCTGATGTTTGCCGCCAGGGGCGGCGGTTGAGACAATTCTTCCTCCCGTGGCGGTTCCTGGGGAGGGGTAGTGAGAGATGCGCCCTGTGCTTCCACCGTTGTTGGGGGGGGGTAGCGGCGAGCCCGCCATCGCTGTCGGATTTCATGGTCGGAGAGACCGCGGGGGACGGAGTAGCGGAGCGGAATATAGGCATCGATGCGATAGTATTCCCGCAATTCGTCGGGAATGACTTCGCCGATTAGCCGTACGGTCAGCCGGGCATCGCCGTGCTCTTCGACGATGATGGCGCGGCAGCAATAGCCGTAGCCTCCCTTGCCGAGCCTGAGATCGAGGATGGTGCCGGTGCGGGCACTTACGTTCTCGGGCAGGCTGTCCCGGGAGAGCTGCAGTACCAGCAAGTCCCCATCAAAAAGGGTTACGACGCCCCATTCCCTGAACGAGACGTTCTGGGCGCGAGGAAAACGTACTTCGATCCGCTGGTCGAGGTCGAAGTATTTATAGTAGTTGAATAGTTCGTCGCTCATTCCGTGCCGGAGCCGATGTGCTCGTTCAACTCGCTGAGCAGCTGCTCGATATTGACCTTGTGGACCCCCGCTCCATGCTCCAGTTCCTCGTAGTCTGCAATCTGGCATTCATTGCAGTCGAGTCCATACTTGACGAACACCGTAAGCGTCCGGGGATGTTTCCTGATGATGTCCCCAATGATCATGTCTTTGGTAATCATCACGCCTCCCTTGTCACCTGTCCTCCCGGTACTCATCGGCACCGGGGGGGAATCTCTTTAGCCCGCTTCACGTTCGTACAATAAAAAAGGCGAGGATGGAGCTGTCATCCTCGCCTTTTTTCCAACAATAGCAGGGTTGCGCTCCGACGCAACACCGGTGTGAATCCTTACTTGAGATTGCCTATCGCTTCCTCGATCCGATCGAGTCCCTTCTTGATGGTCTCCAGGCTTGTGGCGTAGGAGAGGCGGGCGTAGCGGTCGTCCCCGAATGCGATGCCGGGAACCAACGCCACTTTGGCGTCTTCAAGCAGATAAGCGGCAAAGTCGGAAGAATTCTCAATCTTCTTGCCGGCCGGGGTGGTCTTGCCGTACACGCCGGAGAAGTTGGGGAAGGCATAGAAGGCACCGGTGGACTTGAAGCAGGTGACCCCCGGAATGGCATTGAGCCGGTCGACGATGTAGGTGCGGCGTTTTTCGAATTCCTTGACCATCTCGGCCACGGGCTCCTGGGGTCCGTTCAGTGCCTCTACGGAGGCCTTCTGGGCGATGGAGGTGGCATTGGAGGTGGACTGGGACTGCATCTTGGTCATGGCGGCCATGAGCGCCTTGGGGCCGCAGGCGTAGCCGATCCGCCAGCCGGTCATGGAGTAAGCTTTGGAGACGCCGTTTACGATGATGGTACGGTCCTTGAGCTCCGGGCAGGCCATGGGGATATTGCAGAACTCGAGCCCGTCATAGAGGAGCTTCTCGTAGATGTCGTCGGAAACCACATAGACGTGGGGGTGCTTGAGCAGCACCGCGGCCAGCGCCTTCAGCTCATCCTTGGTGTAGGTGGAGCCGGTCGGGTTGCAGGGGGAGTTGAGGATCACGTAGACGGTCCGGGGGGTGATGGCTTTTTCCAGCTGCTCGGCCGTGATCTTGAACCCGGTGGACTCGTCGGTCATGATGAACACCGGCGTGCCGCCGGCCAGCACGATCTGGTCCGGGTAGGAGACCCAGTAGGGACCAGGGATGATGACTTCGTCTCCCTCCTGGATCAGGGCCTGGGAGATGTTGTAGAGGGTGTGCTTGGCGCCGCAGGCGACGGAAATCTCGTCGCGGGTGTACTCCAGCCCGTGATCGCGCTTCATTTTGGCGATGATGGCATCTTTCAGATCATCGGCGCCGCCCACCGGCATGTATTTGGTGAAACCTGCGTCGATGGCTTTCTTGCCGGCTTCCTTGATGTTGGCCGGGGTGTCGAAATCGGGCTCGCCGGCACCGAAGCCGACAACGTCGATGCCCTGAGCCTTCAGTGCCTTTGCCTTGGCATCGATGGACAGGGTGGGGGAAGGCTGGATCTTGTTGACGCGGTCTGCAAGTTTCATTGTACCCTCCTTGGGGGTGATGGAAATGTCCGAATGGGACACTAACGATCTGGTCCTGCGAATTTGTCCCTGAGCGCCTGGCGGACCAGCGGCGGCACCAGTCCGTCGATGGGGCCGTTCAGGGAGCTCACCTCCTTCACGATGGAGGAGGAAAGATAGCCGTAGGGAACCGAGGTCATCATGAAGAGGGTCTCCACATCCTGGGAGATGCTTCGGTTCATCTGGGCGATCTGGAACTCGTACTCGAAGTCGGAAATGGCCCGCAGGCCCCGGATAATGACCGTTGCCTTCTGGGAGAGGACGTAATCTATCAGAAGGCCGTCGAAAGTGTCAACCCTGGCCCTGACGTTGTCGGCCAGCACCCGCTGGATCATGTCGACCCGCTCGTCGGTGGTGAACAGGGCCGATTTGGCCGAGTTGCGGGCCACCGCAACGATGACTTGGTCGAATATCCTGAGTGCGCGGTCGATGATGTCCAGGTGACCGTAGGTGATCGGGTCGAATGAGCCGGGGTAGACGGCAATCTTGGTCGGCATGGGCGTTCAGTTCCTTTTCCGGAAGAATGAGAGGGCGGTATCGCCGTAGATCCGCCGGTCAACCAAGTGGAGCGGTTCCATGAGGTCGGGTAGTACCTCGTCCACGGCGGACTCGACGACGATGATCGTCTCTTCTGCGATCAGGGGCGACCCTGCCAGGCGCCCCAGGACCTTGTCAGCCAAGCCGAGCCGGTAGGGCGGGTCGAGCATCACGAGCCGGAAGGAGGCTCCCTCCCGCTCAAGGTAATCAATGGCGGTCAGGGCATCCCTGGCGATGATGCGGGCCCGGTCGCCGAAGCCGAGTTCATCAAGGTTGCGCCGGATCACGGCCACCGATTCCCGGTGACTGTCCACGAACACCGCTTCGCTGCAACCGCGGCTCAATGCTTCAATTCCCAGGTTCCCGGTCCCGGCGAACAGGTCCAGAACGCGTACCTCTTCGAAGCCCTCCATTCCTGAATGAAGAATGTTGAAGAGAGCCTCCTTGATCCGGTCGGCCGTGGGGCGTACCCGGTTGCCGCGGGGTGCGGCCAGGCGACGGCCCCGGGCGCTTCCGCCTACGACCCGCACTGGTCCTGTCCGATGAGGGGGGCGATGCGCGAGGCGCTACCCCTGGCGTGGAAGGCCAGCAGGAATTCCTTGGCCTCCCGGTAGGCCATGTCGTGGATGAGCCGGGCGTTCGCCTCGGGAATGGCGTCGATGTCAGCTTTGAAGATCCGGGTCGCGAACTTGATGTCCCGACCGTTTTCCTTGGCCCAGCGCCGCATGGCGTCCATCAGGTCCAGGGGAAGCCCGGCATGGGCCACGTTCTGCCAGAGGGTGCCGATATTTCCTTTTCTGATGCCGTAGTCGGCCAGCTTTCCCACGAGCTTGAGGGGGGTACCGGTGATGCCGTGCTGCACCAATCCGTCCAGGCCAAAGCGCAAGGCCGTCTGGTGGATTTCGCTGGTTCGCTTGAGGTCAATCCGTACAATCTGGCCGTCCAGGTAGTTTCCCCGCTTGGAGCCGTTGTCGATGGCGAGGAGTTGGGGGTAGACGCCCTGTTCCGCCAGGGCAGAAAGGAATTCCGCCGTTTCGCTCGCAGTGGTCAGATTCGACTCGGTGCCGACGGGGGTCACCTCGCCAAGTTCCACCTCCAGGCCGTACCCCCGCTCCATAACGGCACGGCACAGGTCGACGGTGATGCGGATGTTGTCCGGCAAGGGATTGAACGAGGCATCAACGGCAAAGGAGGTGTAGCCCGCTTCCAGTTGGGCGGCCATGAGGGCGCGGGCTTCTTCCAGTTCCTGCGATCCGGTGTTCTGGACGGTGGTATGGTCGCCGTGGATGATGAAGGGTTTGGTAAAGCCACACCGTTCGGCATAGTCCACCACGGTCTCGAAGAAAACCGCCGGCGTCTGGCCCGTGTAACCGCCGTCGACGCCACCCTCGGTGCGCGTAAGCTCGAAGGCTACCACGGCATCCAGCTCTTCCG
Protein-coding regions in this window:
- a CDS encoding class II fructose-bisphosphate aldolase, with protein sequence MNTPLLDLVPDHIRKKLGNRSSVCLLNGRDIFRALRNEHTILMACNTRIKHVIPGIMQAAEELDAVVAFELTRTEGGVDGGYTGQTPAVFFETVVDYAERCGFTKPFIIHGDHTTVQNTGSQELEEARALMAAQLEAGYTSFAVDASFNPLPDNIRITVDLCRAVMERGYGLEVELGEVTPVGTESNLTTASETAEFLSALAEQGVYPQLLAIDNGSKRGNYLDGQIVRIDLKRTSEIHQTALRFGLDGLVQHGITGTPLKLVGKLADYGIRKGNIGTLWQNVAHAGLPLDLMDAMRRWAKENGRDIKFATRIFKADIDAIPEANARLIHDMAYREAKEFLLAFHARGSASRIAPLIGQDQCGS
- the rsmD gene encoding 16S rRNA (guanine(966)-N(2))-methyltransferase RsmD; translation: MRVVGGSARGRRLAAPRGNRVRPTADRIKEALFNILHSGMEGFEEVRVLDLFAGTGNLGIEALSRGCSEAVFVDSHRESVAVIRRNLDELGFGDRARIIARDALTAIDYLEREGASFRLVMLDPPYRLGLADKVLGRLAGSPLIAEETIIVVESAVDEVLPDLMEPLHLVDRRIYGDTALSFFRKRN
- a CDS encoding PilZ-like domain-containing protein: MSDELFNYYKYFDLDQRIEVRFPRAQNVSFREWGVVTLFDGDLLVLQLSRDSLPENVSARTGTILDLRLGKGGYGYCCRAIIVEEHGDARLTVRLIGEVIPDELREYYRIDAYIPLRYSVPRGLSDHEIRQRWRARRYPPPTTVEAQGASLTTPPQEPPREEELSQPPPLAANISGSGIRIRITEELSVDTLVDMELFLSQDKLRVVPVVCQVVHVAALRHKAGEPPLFSTALRFLCIDERDRDMVVGFVSAAQLEHLRIMRGGNVSVTELEYAEYSRHRRLRRIIVGIIVVTLIIVAVVVLIISRINGKKGEIEQTYEREIKKYRHIVPWR
- a CDS encoding glutamate synthase-related protein; this translates as MLYKSVTESFNEFIVDRSDAKCIRCKVCIRQCAYEVHSYAEAIDTLTEDHTLCIGCRRCSALCPTGAITIRSNEEVFKRNESWSNGHIRNLYAQADTGGILLAAMGNPAKYPIYWDHLLLDASQVTNPSIDPLREPMELRTYLGKKPHSIEIVRDEQTGKPKLATKLTPQIRMEYPFIFSAMSYGALNLNAHRAMAMAASELGTLYNTGEGGLHKDLYRYGANVMVQVASGRFGVSEQYLNAGVAIEIKVGQGAKPGIGGHLPGEKVNDQISETRMIPVGSDAISPAPHHDIYSIEDLRQLIFALKEATNYEKPVSVKIAAVHHVAAIASGVARAGADIITIDGFRGGTGAAPQVIRDNVGLPMELALASVDARLRDEGIRNQVAIVVGGGVRSSGDAIKAIALGADAINLGTSTLLALGCTLCQRCYTGKCPWGITTNNPYLAKRLNPELGAERLVNLVHAWGHEMKEILGGMGLNALESLRGNRYKLRAVGLGEKDMNILGVMPAGE
- the coaD gene encoding pantetheine-phosphate adenylyltransferase, whose translation is MPTKIAVYPGSFDPITYGHLDIIDRALRIFDQVIVAVARNSAKSALFTTDERVDMIQRVLADNVRARVDTFDGLLIDYVLSQKATVIIRGLRAISDFEYEFQIAQMNRSISQDVETLFMMTSVPYGYLSSSIVKEVSSLNGPIDGLVPPLVRQALRDKFAGPDR
- a CDS encoding pyridoxal phosphate-dependent aminotransferase, whose amino-acid sequence is MKLADRVNKIQPSPTLSIDAKAKALKAQGIDVVGFGAGEPDFDTPANIKEAGKKAIDAGFTKYMPVGGADDLKDAIIAKMKRDHGLEYTRDEISVACGAKHTLYNISQALIQEGDEVIIPGPYWVSYPDQIVLAGGTPVFIMTDESTGFKITAEQLEKAITPRTVYVILNSPCNPTGSTYTKDELKALAAVLLKHPHVYVVSDDIYEKLLYDGLEFCNIPMACPELKDRTIIVNGVSKAYSMTGWRIGYACGPKALMAAMTKMQSQSTSNATSIAQKASVEALNGPQEPVAEMVKEFEKRRTYIVDRLNAIPGVTCFKSTGAFYAFPNFSGVYGKTTPAGKKIENSSDFAAYLLEDAKVALVPGIAFGDDRYARLSYATSLETIKKGLDRIEEAIGNLK
- a CDS encoding DUF1858 domain-containing protein, producing the protein MITKDMIIGDIIRKHPRTLTVFVKYGLDCNECQIADYEELEHGAGVHKVNIEQLLSELNEHIGSGTE